Within the Kribbella aluminosa genome, the region GATCTACGAGGGGATCCCGCTGACCGAGCGCGGGCACTACTACGGCGGCGTCCTGCCGGACCGGATCACGATCTACCGCAACCCGACGTTGAGGATCTGCGAGACCGTCGACGACGTGGTGGAGGAGGTGCACATCACAGTCGTGCATGAGATCGCCCACCACTTCGGCATCGACGACGAGCGGTTGCATCAACTCGGGTACGGGTAGGCCGGACGAGCCGGGGTGGGGCAGTCCGCCCGGAAGCACCCGATTCCGCC harbors:
- a CDS encoding metallopeptidase family protein yields the protein MSRTDFEGLVAQALDEVPEELAGLIDNVAVFVEDEPPAGDPELLGIYEGIPLTERGHYYGGVLPDRITIYRNPTLRICETVDDVVEEVHITVVHEIAHHFGIDDERLHQLGYG